Proteins from one Comamonas flocculans genomic window:
- a CDS encoding SulP family inorganic anion transporter, with translation MPVTFSFRPRLIDALKGYDRARLLADIGAGLTVAVVALPLAMAFAIASGLKPEAGIFTTIIAGFLVALLGGSRVQIGGPAGAFIVIVYGIVQQYGVGNLILATALSGVLLFLMGLFKLGTLVRFIPVAVIIGFTNGIAVLIALSQVKDFLGLEVASMPADFFGILATLWDNAHAVNGWALGIALACLAIIVLWQHAMPSLGARAPFSGKLAAVPGAIIALVLSTVAVALLKLPVETIGSRFGGIPAALPAFTLPDFSWESARFLLMPAITLALLGAIESLLCARVADGIIGDRHDPNQELMAQGVANFVVPFFGGMPATGTIARTVTNVKSGATSPVAGMVHALALLAVILVAAPLASSIPLACLAAILLHVAWNMGEWRAFAHLRRFHAPYGATLLAVFLLTVVFDLTVAVQVGILASCAVFIYRMAHLTHAERLNPPELAAAAPQVHAWRLQGALFFGSATAFEELSSQLPARALVLDLASLLYMDSSGKETLKALLAQCTQRGVRVLMAGLRGQPLALVQRSGLHARLAPHLYPDLAQAMQAALALADSAE, from the coding sequence GTGCCCGTGACCTTCTCCTTTCGCCCCCGTCTCATCGATGCCCTCAAGGGCTATGACCGCGCGCGCCTTCTCGCCGACATCGGCGCGGGCCTGACGGTCGCCGTCGTCGCGCTGCCGCTGGCGATGGCGTTTGCCATCGCCTCCGGGCTCAAGCCCGAGGCGGGCATCTTCACCACCATCATCGCGGGCTTTCTGGTGGCGCTCTTGGGCGGCAGCCGGGTGCAGATCGGCGGGCCGGCGGGCGCCTTCATCGTCATCGTCTACGGCATCGTGCAGCAGTACGGCGTGGGCAATCTCATCCTTGCCACGGCGCTGTCGGGCGTGCTGCTGTTCCTGATGGGGCTGTTCAAGCTGGGCACGCTGGTGCGCTTCATCCCGGTGGCGGTGATCATCGGTTTCACCAACGGCATTGCGGTGCTGATCGCGCTGTCGCAGGTCAAGGACTTCCTCGGGCTGGAGGTGGCGAGCATGCCGGCGGACTTCTTCGGCATCCTCGCCACGCTCTGGGACAACGCGCATGCGGTGAACGGCTGGGCGCTGGGCATCGCACTGGCGTGTCTCGCAATCATCGTGCTCTGGCAGCACGCGATGCCGTCGCTGGGCGCACGCGCGCCGTTTTCCGGCAAGCTCGCCGCGGTGCCGGGTGCCATCATCGCGCTGGTGCTCTCCACCGTGGCGGTGGCGCTGCTGAAGCTGCCGGTGGAAACCATAGGCAGCCGCTTTGGCGGCATTCCGGCGGCGCTGCCCGCGTTCACGCTGCCCGACTTTTCCTGGGAGTCGGCGCGCTTCCTGTTGATGCCGGCGATCACGCTGGCGCTCCTGGGCGCGATCGAGTCGCTGCTGTGCGCGCGCGTGGCCGACGGCATCATCGGGGACCGGCACGACCCCAACCAGGAGCTGATGGCGCAGGGCGTGGCCAACTTCGTCGTGCCGTTCTTCGGCGGCATGCCCGCCACCGGCACCATCGCGCGCACCGTCACCAACGTCAAGAGCGGCGCCACCAGCCCCGTGGCCGGCATGGTGCACGCGCTGGCGCTGCTGGCGGTGATCCTCGTCGCGGCGCCGCTGGCAAGCTCGATTCCGCTGGCCTGCCTGGCGGCCATCCTGCTGCACGTGGCCTGGAACATGGGCGAGTGGCGCGCGTTCGCGCATCTGCGCCGCTTTCATGCGCCCTACGGCGCCACGCTGCTTGCCGTGTTCTTGCTGACTGTGGTGTTTGACCTGACCGTGGCGGTGCAGGTGGGCATCCTGGCTTCATGCGCGGTGTTCATCTACCGCATGGCCCACCTCACCCATGCCGAGCGCCTGAACCCGCCGGAACTGGCCGCAGCCGCGCCGCAGGTGCATGCGTGGCGTCTGCAAGGCGCCTTGTTCTTCGGCTCCGCTACCGCCTTCGAGGAACTCTCGTCGCAACTCCCCGCGCGCGCGCTGGTGCTGGACCTGGCGAGCCTGCTCTACATGGACAGCTCCGGCAAGGAAACGCTCAAGGCGCTGCTCGCCCAGTGCACGCAGCGCGGCGTGCGCGTGCTCATGGCCGGGCTGCGCGGCCAGCCGCTGGCGCTGGTGCAGCGCAGCGGCCTGCATGCGCGGCTTGCGCCCCACCTCTACCCCGATCTGGCCCAGGCGATGCAGGCGGCGCTGGCGCTGGCGGACAGCGCTGAATGA
- the nadB gene encoding L-aspartate oxidase, translated as MQELDFDALIVGSGLAGLSAALRLAPTHRVAVLTKRAIEDGSSQWAQGGIAAVLGEGDSFESHVQDTFVAGAGLCAPDATRLVVEQAPECIAWLRALGVPFSFEEGRLHLTREGGHSERRVVHAQDATGAAVQRTLIGVVRATPGITVFEQHTLVDLITARKLGRMGQTCLGLYALDEASDTVRTFRAPHTILATGGAGKVYLYTTNPDTSTGDGIAAAWRAGCRVANMEFIQFHPTCLYHPHAKSFLISEAVRGEGGRLVLPAALGGERFMPRHDERAELAPRDVVARAIDFEMKKHGLDCVYLDISQRSPEFLREHFPNILAHCASLGIDITREPIPVVPAAHYTCGGILTDLAGRTDLQGLYAVGEAACTGLHGANRLASNSLLECMVFAQAAAQSIAAAPAGERLALPGWDDSRVQDADEAVVISHNWDELRRFMWDYVGIVRTNKRLERAMHRISLLKSEIHEFYGQFHVTRDLLELRNLVQVAELIVRSARRRHESRGLHFSRDWPERAAPAAPTILVPGADA; from the coding sequence GTGCAGGAACTTGACTTTGACGCACTCATCGTGGGCAGCGGCCTGGCGGGCCTGAGCGCGGCGCTGCGCCTGGCGCCCACGCACCGCGTGGCGGTGCTCACCAAACGCGCGATCGAGGACGGATCGAGCCAGTGGGCGCAGGGCGGCATCGCCGCCGTGCTGGGCGAGGGCGACAGCTTCGAATCACACGTGCAGGACACCTTCGTCGCGGGCGCGGGCCTGTGCGCGCCCGACGCCACCCGTCTGGTGGTCGAGCAGGCGCCCGAGTGCATCGCCTGGCTGCGCGCGCTGGGCGTGCCGTTCTCGTTCGAAGAGGGGCGGTTGCACCTGACGCGCGAGGGCGGGCACAGCGAGCGGCGCGTCGTGCACGCGCAGGACGCCACCGGCGCGGCGGTGCAGCGCACGCTGATCGGCGTGGTGCGCGCCACGCCCGGCATCACGGTGTTCGAGCAGCACACGCTGGTGGACCTGATCACCGCGCGCAAGCTCGGCCGCATGGGGCAGACGTGCCTGGGCTTGTACGCGCTCGATGAGGCGAGCGACACGGTGCGCACCTTCCGCGCGCCGCACACGATTCTGGCCACCGGCGGCGCGGGCAAGGTCTATCTGTACACCACCAACCCCGACACCTCCACGGGTGACGGCATCGCGGCCGCCTGGCGTGCGGGCTGCCGCGTGGCCAACATGGAATTCATCCAGTTTCACCCGACCTGCCTGTACCACCCGCACGCCAAGTCCTTTTTGATCAGCGAGGCGGTGCGCGGCGAGGGCGGGCGCCTGGTGCTGCCTGCCGCGCTGGGCGGGGAGCGCTTCATGCCGCGCCACGACGAGCGCGCCGAGCTCGCGCCGCGCGACGTGGTGGCGCGCGCGATCGACTTCGAGATGAAGAAGCACGGCCTCGATTGCGTCTACCTGGACATCTCGCAGCGCAGCCCGGAGTTCTTGCGCGAGCACTTTCCCAACATCCTCGCGCACTGCGCGAGCCTGGGCATCGACATCACGCGCGAGCCCATTCCCGTGGTGCCCGCGGCGCACTACACCTGCGGCGGCATCCTCACCGACCTGGCCGGGCGCACCGATCTGCAGGGCTTGTACGCGGTGGGCGAAGCGGCCTGCACCGGGCTGCACGGGGCCAACCGCCTGGCGAGCAATTCGCTGCTCGAATGCATGGTGTTCGCGCAGGCGGCGGCGCAAAGCATCGCGGCTGCGCCCGCGGGCGAGCGCCTGGCGCTGCCCGGCTGGGACGACAGCCGGGTGCAGGATGCCGACGAGGCCGTGGTGATTTCACACAACTGGGACGAGCTGCGCCGCTTCATGTGGGACTACGTCGGCATCGTGCGCACCAACAAGCGGCTGGAGCGCGCGATGCACCGCATCAGCCTGCTCAAGAGCGAGATCCACGAGTTCTACGGCCAGTTTCACGTCACGCGCGACCTGCTGGAGCTGCGCAACCTGGTGCAGGTGGCCGAGCTCATCGTGCGCTCGGCGCGGCGGCGCCACGAAAGCCGCGGCCTGCACTTCAGCCGCGACTGGCCCGAGCGGGCCGCGCCGGCGGCGCCCACCATCCTCGTGCCCGGCGCGGATGCTTGA
- a CDS encoding chorismate-binding protein, which yields MTQNFPSARIDFTQPLVPDAPRLRAAFGPPREVLVAHAPGEVRALLRAVDAAARQGRWCVGYLRYEAAAAFDAALTAHAPDGPLAWFAVHDGPQSWPDEAASGDASAPYQIQWANESERAAFDAAIARIHAAIAAGELYQVNHTAPLVGRLQGSPAALFAALHRAQPGGYGAHIDAGDEQVLSVSPELFFDWRDGQHGGEILARPMKGTAARGGTPEEDAAQAAHLRASPKERAENVMIVDLLRNDLSRIATAHGVRVPVLFATQALPTVWQMTSDVRARTRAGLDLVQVFAALFPCGSVTGAPKVSAMRMIRALEPRPRGVYCGAVGVVRPHGAADAQGHYRIAATFNVPIRTVELREPSNGGWAVRCGIGSGITADASAEAEWQEWRHKRAFLARASQPFELLQTLALRGGQWGHAQRHVRRMAEAAAHFGFAWREDALWRALDATAQAHPLGHWRVRLLLDAQGRPRTQAAPLAPTAEPVRLALADRPFLAAHDEFTRHKTTRREPYAAFAPTAPGVFDTVLFNEAGEITEGTFGNLAALIDGRWITPALACGLLPGVGRALAIEQGRVVEAVLRVQDVPRVQAWAFVNSLRGWLAATLD from the coding sequence TTGACTCAAAATTTTCCGTCCGCACGCATCGACTTCACCCAGCCTTTGGTGCCCGATGCGCCGCGCCTGCGCGCCGCGTTCGGCCCGCCGCGCGAGGTGCTGGTGGCGCACGCGCCGGGCGAGGTGCGCGCGCTGCTGCGCGCGGTGGACGCGGCCGCGCGCCAGGGCCGCTGGTGCGTGGGTTACCTGCGCTACGAAGCCGCAGCGGCCTTCGATGCGGCGCTCACGGCGCATGCGCCCGACGGGCCGCTCGCCTGGTTTGCCGTGCACGACGGGCCGCAGTCCTGGCCCGACGAGGCCGCATCCGGCGACGCATCGGCGCCGTACCAGATTCAATGGGCAAACGAGAGCGAGCGCGCCGCGTTCGACGCCGCCATCGCCCGCATCCACGCCGCCATCGCGGCAGGCGAGCTCTATCAGGTCAATCACACCGCGCCGCTCGTCGGGCGCCTGCAGGGCAGCCCCGCCGCGCTGTTTGCCGCGCTGCACCGCGCGCAGCCCGGCGGTTACGGCGCGCACATCGACGCGGGCGATGAACAGGTGCTCAGCGTCTCGCCCGAGCTGTTCTTCGACTGGCGCGATGGCCAGCACGGCGGCGAGATCCTCGCGCGCCCGATGAAGGGCACGGCCGCGCGCGGCGGCACGCCCGAGGAAGACGCGGCGCAGGCCGCACACCTGCGCGCCTCGCCCAAGGAACGCGCCGAGAACGTGATGATCGTCGACCTGCTGCGCAACGACCTCTCGCGCATCGCCACGGCGCACGGCGTGCGCGTGCCCGTGCTGTTCGCCACGCAGGCGCTGCCCACGGTCTGGCAGATGACCTCGGACGTGCGCGCGCGAACGCGAGCGGGGCTCGATCTGGTGCAGGTGTTCGCGGCGCTTTTCCCGTGCGGCTCGGTCACCGGCGCGCCCAAGGTGAGCGCGATGCGCATGATCCGCGCGCTCGAACCCCGGCCGCGCGGCGTCTATTGCGGCGCTGTCGGCGTAGTGCGCCCGCACGGCGCGGCGGACGCGCAAGGGCACTACCGCATCGCCGCCACGTTCAATGTACCCATCCGCACCGTGGAGCTGCGCGAGCCCTCAAACGGCGGCTGGGCGGTGCGCTGCGGCATTGGCAGCGGCATCACGGCGGACGCGAGCGCCGAGGCCGAATGGCAGGAGTGGCGCCACAAGCGCGCCTTCCTCGCGCGGGCCAGCCAACCCTTCGAACTGCTGCAAACGCTGGCGCTGCGCGGCGGCCAGTGGGGCCACGCGCAGCGGCACGTGCGGCGCATGGCCGAGGCCGCGGCGCACTTCGGCTTTGCCTGGCGCGAGGACGCGCTCTGGCGCGCGCTCGATGCCACCGCGCAAGCGCACCCGCTGGGCCACTGGCGCGTACGCCTGCTGCTCGATGCGCAGGGCCGGCCGCGCACGCAGGCCGCCCCGCTCGCGCCCACCGCCGAGCCGGTGCGCCTGGCCCTGGCCGATCGCCCCTTCCTTGCCGCGCACGACGAATTCACGCGCCACAAGACCACGCGGCGCGAACCCTACGCAGCCTTCGCGCCAACAGCGCCGGGCGTGTTCGACACCGTGCTGTTCAACGAAGCGGGCGAGATCACCGAGGGGACGTTCGGCAACCTCGCCGCGCTGATCGACGGCCGCTGGATCACCCCGGCGCTGGCCTGCGGCCTGCTGCCCGGCGTGGGCCGCGCGCTGGCAATCGAACAGGGGCGGGTGGTGGAGGCCGTGCTGCGCGTGCAGGACGTGCCGCGCGTGCAGGCCTGGGCCTTCGTCAACAGCCTGCGCGGCTGGCTCGCGGCGACGCTGGACTGA
- the nadA gene encoding quinolinate synthase NadA, giving the protein MSEHLIDVEYEQPVALDVQRATEALSACDTRRAWARVPPELTPEERDATKERIRRLLREKNAVMVSHYYVHPDLQELAEETGGIVSDSLEMARFGRDHAAQTLVVSGVRFMGETAKILSPDKRVLMPDLDATCSLDLGCPIDAFSEFCDAHPERTVVVYANTSAAVKARSDWLVTSSCALDIVRALSAAGQKILWAPDRHLGEYIRRETGADMVMWNGACIVHDEFKAVELELMKEQHPRAKILVHPESPPAVIALADAVGSTSAILAAAARMQAPEFIVATDIGLMHQLRARNPGKVFIEAPTAGNGATCKSCAHCPWMAMNSLAGVARALQTGSGEVHVDPALGLRARVPIDRMLAFTAGLKQGHAPGALVAGIGAA; this is encoded by the coding sequence ATGAGCGAACACCTGATCGACGTGGAATACGAGCAGCCCGTGGCGCTCGACGTGCAACGGGCGACGGAGGCGCTTTCCGCCTGCGACACGCGCCGCGCCTGGGCGCGCGTGCCACCCGAGCTCACGCCCGAGGAGCGCGATGCAACGAAGGAGCGCATCCGCCGCCTGCTGCGCGAGAAGAACGCGGTGATGGTCTCGCACTACTACGTGCACCCCGACCTGCAGGAACTGGCCGAGGAAACCGGCGGCATCGTCAGCGATTCGCTGGAGATGGCGCGCTTCGGGCGCGACCACGCCGCGCAGACGCTCGTCGTCTCGGGCGTGCGCTTCATGGGCGAGACGGCCAAGATCCTCTCGCCGGACAAGCGCGTCTTGATGCCCGACCTGGACGCCACCTGCTCGCTCGACCTGGGCTGCCCGATAGACGCATTTTCCGAATTCTGCGACGCGCACCCCGAGCGCACCGTGGTGGTCTACGCCAACACCAGCGCGGCGGTGAAGGCGCGCTCGGACTGGCTGGTCACGTCAAGCTGCGCGCTCGACATCGTGCGCGCGCTCTCGGCGGCCGGGCAGAAAATCCTCTGGGCGCCCGACCGGCACCTGGGCGAATACATCCGCCGCGAAACCGGCGCCGACATGGTGATGTGGAACGGCGCCTGCATCGTGCACGACGAATTCAAGGCCGTCGAGCTTGAACTGATGAAGGAGCAGCACCCGCGCGCCAAGATACTCGTGCATCCCGAGTCGCCCCCCGCCGTCATCGCGCTGGCCGATGCGGTGGGCTCGACCTCGGCCATCCTCGCGGCCGCCGCGCGCATGCAGGCGCCCGAGTTCATCGTCGCCACCGACATCGGCCTGATGCACCAGTTGCGCGCACGCAATCCGGGCAAGGTCTTCATCGAGGCGCCGACGGCGGGCAACGGCGCCACCTGCAAGAGCTGCGCGCACTGCCCGTGGATGGCGATGAACAGCCTGGCGGGCGTGGCGCGGGCGCTTCAGACGGGCAGCGGCGAAGTCCACGTCGACCCGGCGCTGGGCCTGCGCGCGCGCGTGCCCATCGACCGCATGCTGGCCTTCACCGCCGGGCTCAAGCAGGGCCATGCGCCCGGCGCGCTCGTCGCCGGTATCGGCGCGGCTTGA
- the nadC gene encoding carboxylating nicotinate-nucleotide diphosphorylase: MNDTPHWRLNPAELTDLAASDARRALAEDVGGGDLTAALIAPDQTATARVLLREDALLCGLPWFEAVVRQMEPQARITRLAGEGARCRAGSFVIEVTGNARALLTAERTALNFLQLLSGVATRTGQYVAAVKGTAARIVDTRKTLPGLRLAQKYAVGVGGGVNHRIGLFDAILIKENHIAAAGGVAQALATARAQGEQAKFIEIEVETLAQLDEALAHGAQMVLLDNMDLPTLHEAVRRNRALGTRAAVLEISGGVTLGGLRALAETGVDRISIGALTKDVKATDFSWRLMKD, encoded by the coding sequence ATGAACGATACACCGCACTGGCGCTTGAATCCGGCCGAACTGACCGATCTGGCCGCAAGCGACGCCCGCCGCGCGCTGGCCGAGGACGTGGGCGGCGGCGACCTGACCGCCGCGCTCATCGCCCCCGACCAAACCGCCACCGCGCGCGTGCTGCTGCGCGAAGACGCGCTGCTCTGCGGCCTGCCGTGGTTCGAGGCCGTGGTGCGCCAGATGGAGCCGCAAGCGCGCATCACCCGCCTGGCAGGCGAAGGCGCGCGCTGCCGCGCAGGCAGCTTCGTGATCGAAGTGACTGGCAATGCGCGCGCACTGCTCACGGCCGAGCGCACGGCGCTGAACTTCCTGCAACTCTTGAGCGGCGTGGCCACGCGCACCGGGCAATACGTGGCGGCCGTCAAAGGCACGGCGGCGCGCATCGTCGATACGCGCAAGACCCTGCCCGGCCTGCGCCTGGCGCAGAAATACGCGGTGGGCGTGGGCGGCGGGGTGAACCACCGCATCGGGCTGTTCGACGCCATCCTGATCAAGGAGAACCACATCGCCGCGGCCGGTGGCGTGGCGCAGGCGCTGGCGACCGCGCGCGCGCAGGGCGAGCAAGCCAAGTTCATCGAGATCGAGGTCGAGACGCTGGCGCAACTGGACGAAGCCCTGGCTCACGGTGCGCAAATGGTGCTGCTGGACAACATGGACCTGCCCACGCTGCACGAGGCGGTGCGGCGCAACCGGGCGCTTGGCACGCGCGCGGCGGTGCTGGAAATCTCCGGCGGCGTGACGCTCGGCGGCCTGCGCGCGCTGGCCGAGACCGGGGTCGATCGCATCTCGATCGGCGCGCTGACCAAGGACGTGAAGGCGACCGATTTTTCCTGGCGCCTGATGAAGGATTGA
- the thiC gene encoding phosphomethylpyrimidine synthase ThiC → MNAPDSFPQLLARAREPFPSSSKAYIPGSRADLRVPVRDIRLTNGETVSVYDTSGPYTDPAVTIDVRRGLPSVRGAWIAERGDTESYAGRAPEAIDDGRKDETAGQLAALREQAAGLQRQPRRARSGANVTQMHYARRGIVTPEMEYVALRENGKREWMRAYLSDAARERRLAGHPLGASLPPVITPEFVRDEVARGRAIIPANINHPEVEPMAIGRNFLVKINANIGNSAVTSSIEQEVEKLVWATRWGADNVMDLSTGKNIHTTRDWIVRNSPVPIGTVPIYQALEKVGGIAEDLTWEVFRDTLVEQAEQGVDYFTIHAGVRLAFIHLTARRRTGIVSRGGSIMAKWCMAHHQESFLYTHFEDICDIMKRYDVAFSLGDGLRPGCTADANDEAQFAELRTLGDLTHIAWKHDVQTMIEGPGHVPMHLIEANMSEQLKTCHEAPFYTLGPLTIDCSPGYDHIASAIGAAMIGWMGTAMLCYVTPKEHLGLPDRDDVRQGIIAYKIAAHAADVAKGHPGARSRDDALSQARFEFRWLDQFNLSLDPETALAFHDETLPKDSAKVAHFCSMCGPKFCSMKITQEVREYAAAKGLADGEAIADGLAAKADEFKRGGGSLYVPAPEAGS, encoded by the coding sequence ATGAACGCTCCCGATTCTTTCCCGCAATTGCTCGCCCGCGCACGCGAGCCCTTTCCCTCCTCCAGCAAGGCCTACATCCCCGGCAGCCGTGCCGACCTGCGCGTGCCGGTGCGCGACATTCGCCTGACCAATGGCGAGACCGTCAGCGTCTATGACACCTCCGGGCCGTACACCGACCCGGCCGTGACCATCGACGTGAGACGTGGCCTGCCCAGCGTGCGCGGTGCCTGGATCGCCGAGCGCGGCGACACCGAAAGCTACGCGGGCCGCGCGCCCGAGGCGATCGATGATGGGCGCAAGGACGAGACCGCCGGGCAGCTTGCCGCGCTGCGCGAGCAGGCCGCGGGCTTGCAGCGCCAGCCCCGGCGCGCAAGGAGCGGCGCCAATGTCACGCAGATGCACTACGCAAGGCGCGGCATCGTCACGCCCGAGATGGAATACGTCGCGCTGCGCGAGAACGGCAAGCGCGAATGGATGCGCGCCTACCTCTCGGACGCCGCGCGCGAGCGGCGCCTGGCCGGCCACCCGCTGGGCGCGAGCCTGCCGCCAGTGATCACGCCCGAATTCGTGCGCGATGAAGTCGCGCGCGGCAGAGCCATCATCCCGGCCAACATCAACCACCCCGAGGTCGAGCCTATGGCCATCGGGCGCAACTTCCTCGTGAAGATCAACGCCAACATCGGCAACTCGGCCGTCACCTCCAGCATCGAGCAAGAGGTGGAAAAACTCGTCTGGGCCACGCGCTGGGGCGCGGACAACGTGATGGATCTTTCGACCGGCAAGAACATCCACACCACGCGCGACTGGATCGTGCGCAACAGCCCCGTGCCGATCGGCACCGTGCCGATCTATCAGGCGCTGGAGAAAGTGGGCGGCATCGCCGAGGACCTCACCTGGGAGGTGTTTCGCGACACGCTGGTAGAGCAGGCCGAGCAGGGCGTGGACTACTTCACCATCCACGCGGGCGTGCGCCTGGCGTTCATTCACCTGACGGCGCGCAGGCGCACCGGCATCGTCTCGCGCGGCGGCTCCATCATGGCCAAGTGGTGCATGGCGCACCACCAGGAGAGCTTCCTCTACACGCACTTTGAAGACATCTGCGACATCATGAAGCGCTACGACGTGGCCTTCAGCCTGGGCGACGGCCTGCGCCCGGGCTGCACCGCCGATGCCAACGACGAGGCGCAGTTCGCCGAGCTGCGCACGCTGGGCGACCTGACGCACATCGCCTGGAAGCACGACGTGCAGACCATGATCGAGGGCCCGGGCCACGTGCCCATGCACCTGATCGAGGCCAACATGAGCGAGCAGCTCAAGACCTGCCACGAGGCGCCGTTCTACACGCTCGGGCCGCTCACCATCGATTGCTCGCCGGGTTACGACCACATCGCCAGCGCCATCGGCGCGGCGATGATCGGCTGGATGGGCACGGCCATGCTGTGCTACGTCACACCCAAGGAGCACCTGGGGCTGCCCGATCGCGACGACGTCAGGCAGGGCATCATTGCCTACAAGATCGCGGCGCACGCGGCCGACGTGGCCAAGGGCCACCCCGGCGCGCGCTCGCGCGACGATGCGCTCTCCCAGGCGCGCTTCGAATTTCGCTGGCTCGACCAGTTCAACCTCTCGCTCGACCCCGAGACGGCGCTGGCCTTTCACGACGAGACGCTGCCCAAGGATTCAGCCAAGGTGGCGCACTTTTGCAGCATGTGCGGCCCCAAGTTCTGCTCGATGAAGATCACGCAGGAGGTGCGCGAATACGCCGCCGCCAAGGGCCTGGCCGATGGCGAGGCGATCGCCGACGGGCTGGCCGCCAAGGCCGACGAGTTCAAGCGCGGCGGCGGCTCGCTCTACGTGCCCGCGCCTGAAGCGGGGAGTTGA